The Thermoanaerobacterales bacterium genome includes the window GCCGGCTTGCAGTCCCTGCCGCACTTCGATGAGGTCGGCATCGCTGATCCCGGTCTCGATGATCCGGTATTTGATGCGCCCGTTGACCACAGCCATGACCTGTTTGCGGCCGTCGGGAAGTGTTCTGACCGCCTCCCGGGGCACGGCCGGCACGCCCTGCCGGGAGAGGGTCTCGATGGCGACGTCGACCTCGAAGCCCGGTTTCAGGCCCGACGGGGCGCTTAAGGAGACGATGACCGGCACCCGCCGCTGGATGATGCCGAGGGCCGACTGCTTTTCTTCCGCCTGCGGGTAGATCTTTTCGACCTTCCCGTCCAGGGCTTTCTGCCCCAGGAACGGAGCGGTGACGGCCGCCCGCTGGCCGACCTTCACTTCGGCCAGGTCGTCGCTCAGGATGTCGACCTTGACCTCCAGCCGGCCGGTGGCGGCCACGGCGGCCACCAGGCCGCCCGGCGGCAGCACGTCGCCCTTCTTTACCGGGAGGCGGAGGACGATGCCGTCCACCGGGCTGCGGACGGTCAGCTGTTGCTCGCTGTCCCGCAGCTCCGCCAGCACGGCGGCGGTCCCGCTGATCTGTGCCAGGGCGCTCCGGCGCTGGGCCTCTTGCTCCTGAAGGGCCTTTTCGAGGGTCTCCGCCCGCAGCCGGGCCTGTTCGTATTCGACCCGGGCGGCCGCCCCGGCCGCCAGGAGTTCCTCGACGCGGGCCAGGTTGGCCCGGGCGTCGTTCAGCTCCAGCTCCGTCCGTTCAATGGCCGACCGGGCGGCGTCGGCGGCGGCCCGGGCGCCGGCCAGCCGGACCTCGGTTTCCCTGAGTTGCACGGCCAGGTCGGGGTTCTCCAGGACGGCCAGGGTCTGACCTTCCTTGACCGCCTGGCCGGCTTCGACCGGCAGGGCGGCGACTTGCCCTCCCTGGACGGTGTACAGGTCACGGTCGGTCACCGGCTGGACATAGCCGGTATCGGCCACGGTGCGCGTGATGTCGGCCGGCCGCACCTCCACCGTTTCGACCTCGGTGCCGCCGGTCGTCATAGCCAGGGCCGCTGCGGCGAGCAGGATGAGGAGGCCCAGCCCCGCCAGCCACCGTCTCTTCAGTTGCATATCGAACCCTCCCGCTAGTCCTTGGTCTTGAGCGCTTCCACCAGGTCAAGCCGCCTGATCCCCCGGACCGCGAAGCGGTGGGCGACCATCACAAAGGTAACCCCGCCCAGGGCGGAGAGGACGTAGGTTACGGGGTAAACCACTACGGGCAGGGTATAGAGGTCGGTCGTCGCGGCGGCTTTCATGTAGGCTTCGGCCATCAGGCGCCCGAAGGGCAGCCCCAGGAGGATGCCGGCGGCCGTTTGCAGCACGTTCTCCTTCAGCAGGAGAGAGGAAACCTCCCCCATGCTGAAACCGAGAACGCGCAGCGCGGCCAGTTCTCTCCTGCGTTCGGCGAAGCTGATGGCCGCCGAGTTGTAGACGATGGCGAAGCCCAGGACGGCGGCGAAGGCGACCATTATACCAACCGAATAGATCAGGCTGTCCAGGTTCTGATTGAAGCCGGCCAGCTCCTTTTGCCGGCTCAGGACGGAAGAAACACCGGTCATCCGGTTGAGTTCCCGTTCCACCGTTCCGGACATCCCGGAGTCCACCTTCAGCAGCGCCCCGGAAACGAGACCCTGTTCCCGTAGCATCCTGTTGGCCTGGGCGAGACTGACGCAGGAGGCGCTGCCGATGAGCTGCGTGTTCCGTCCGACGACTTTGACCGCCGTCCTCCGGGACGGTCCCCGGGCGAGCAGGGTTTCGACGACCACGCGGTCGCCGGGTTCGACACCCAGCTTCTCCGCCGCCCGCCGGCTGAGCAGAACCCCCTCTTCGGGGACTTCCAACCGCTCTCCGTTTTCGCCCACCAGTTCCTTGAGGGTCAGGTCCCGGGGGAGCCCCAAGAGCAGGTCCTCCTCCGAGCGCCCGGCGAAGTGGATCCTGACGGGAACCTCGAACACCGGTTCGACTTTCACGACGCCGTCCAGGCGTGAGATGTTGCGCAGCTCGGACTGTTTGACGGGGGAGGTGAAGCGGACCAGGTAGTCGTAACGCTGCTCCCGGAAGTAATGCTCGTTGAGCATGAAGTCGACGGCGTCCCTGGTGAAGAAGGCGATGACCAGCAGCCCGACGGCGAAGATGACGCCCATCAGGGTTACGGCGGAGCGCACCCGGTTGCGCAGCACGGTGCGCAGGCTCATCTTCCAGGCCGGGTCCAGCCTCCGCCATACCCCGGTCCAGCGCTCCAGGAAGACCCTGCCGCCCCCGCGGGGCGGCTCGGGGCGCATCGCCTCCGCGGGGTCGATCTTCACGACGCCGCGTGACGCCGAAAGGCCGGCGACCGCGCCGACCGAGAGGCTCAGGATGAACCCGTAGAGGATGGCCTGGCCGTTGACGCCGCCGATGGCCCGGGGCAGATTGAAGAACTGGGCGTAGAGGTCCGAAAAGACGGAGGCGAACGCCAGCCCGAGCGCGGTTCCCAGGACGGCGCCGGTGACCGCCACGGCAAGGGCGTAGCCGGTATAGTACAGCATTATTTCCCGGCTGGCGTAGCCCAGGGCCTTCATCACGCCGATGGACAGCCGCTGGGCTTTGATCATCCGGCCCAGCATCACGAACTGGATGGCGGCGGCGATGCCCAGGAAGATGGCCGGCAGGGTGCGGGCCGTGGTCTTCAGCCCGTCGAGTTCTCCCTGCAGCACGGCGTCGCTGAGCTGTTCCCGGCGGGGATAGGAGGCCAGGTTG containing:
- a CDS encoding efflux RND transporter periplasmic adaptor subunit, with the translated sequence MQLKRRWLAGLGLLILLAAAALAMTTGGTEVETVEVRPADITRTVADTGYVQPVTDRDLYTVQGGQVAALPVEAGQAVKEGQTLAVLENPDLAVQLRETEVRLAGARAAADAARSAIERTELELNDARANLARVEELLAAGAAARVEYEQARLRAETLEKALQEQEAQRRSALAQISGTAAVLAELRDSEQQLTVRSPVDGIVLRLPVKKGDVLPPGGLVAAVAATGRLEVKVDILSDDLAEVKVGQRAAVTAPFLGQKALDGKVEKIYPQAEEKQSALGIIQRRVPVIVSLSAPSGLKPGFEVDVAIETLSRQGVPAVPREAVRTLPDGRKQVMAVVNGRIKYRIIETGISDADLIEVRQGLQAGDRVVRDGSLELKDGTRVK
- a CDS encoding FtsX-like permease family protein, with product MRTVLIKRLGRTVLQTKGQFAAIVAVVALGLSVYISMTTAYFNLSRSKELFYRENNFADYYFHVVRAPQQVTRRIEAIPGVIKATGRIQQDVPLLKEGDERATARLVAYPPPLASEVNRIHLLSGRMFDENPQNGIEALADPQYAAANRLAPNDTVTIVAEGRRVPLTIVGTATGPEFVYPLKDAASLMPEPKTFGIFMLPLDQAQQILNQPGQVNQIVVDLAPGVDEDDIAARIEALLEPYGNLASYPRREQLSDAVLQGELDGLKTTARTLPAIFLGIAAAIQFVMLGRMIKAQRLSIGVMKALGYASREIMLYYTGYALAVAVTGAVLGTALGLAFASVFSDLYAQFFNLPRAIGGVNGQAILYGFILSLSVGAVAGLSASRGVVKIDPAEAMRPEPPRGGGRVFLERWTGVWRRLDPAWKMSLRTVLRNRVRSAVTLMGVIFAVGLLVIAFFTRDAVDFMLNEHYFREQRYDYLVRFTSPVKQSELRNISRLDGVVKVEPVFEVPVRIHFAGRSEEDLLLGLPRDLTLKELVGENGERLEVPEEGVLLSRRAAEKLGVEPGDRVVVETLLARGPSRRTAVKVVGRNTQLIGSASCVSLAQANRMLREQGLVSGALLKVDSGMSGTVERELNRMTGVSSVLSRQKELAGFNQNLDSLIYSVGIMVAFAAVLGFAIVYNSAAISFAERRRELAALRVLGFSMGEVSSLLLKENVLQTAAGILLGLPFGRLMAEAYMKAAATTDLYTLPVVVYPVTYVLSALGGVTFVMVAHRFAVRGIRRLDLVEALKTKD